In Lysobacter firmicutimachus, one genomic interval encodes:
- a CDS encoding DUF969 domain-containing protein — translation MNYWPLLGVAAVVLGFVLRLNPALVVVAAGFVTGLSAGLSPLDVLDVIGKGFAEKRFLLLFLLTLPVIGLLERHGLKEHAQRWIARLRGATLGRLLIAYLLMRQLASAVGLTSLGGHPQTVRPLLAPMAEGAAESRHGALDADQRERIRAMAAGTDNVGLFFGEDIFIAFGAVLLIQSFFAEHGLQLDPLQIALWGIPTAICAFAIHVVRILRFERRLTRQRAAAADLEPGAPPA, via the coding sequence ATGAACTATTGGCCCCTGCTCGGCGTCGCCGCCGTGGTGCTGGGTTTCGTGCTGCGATTGAACCCGGCCCTGGTCGTGGTCGCCGCCGGCTTCGTCACCGGACTCAGCGCCGGCCTGTCGCCGCTGGACGTGCTCGACGTGATCGGCAAGGGCTTCGCCGAGAAACGCTTCCTGCTGCTGTTCCTGCTGACCCTACCGGTGATCGGCCTGCTCGAACGCCACGGCCTGAAAGAACATGCGCAACGCTGGATCGCACGTTTGCGCGGCGCGACCCTGGGCCGCCTGTTGATCGCTTATCTGCTGATGCGCCAGCTCGCCTCGGCGGTCGGCCTGACCAGTCTCGGCGGCCATCCGCAGACCGTGCGTCCGCTGCTGGCGCCGATGGCCGAAGGCGCCGCCGAAAGCCGCCACGGCGCGCTCGATGCGGACCAGCGCGAGCGGATCCGGGCCATGGCCGCCGGCACCGACAACGTCGGCCTGTTCTTCGGCGAAGACATCTTCATCGCCTTCGGCGCGGTGCTGCTGATCCAGAGTTTCTTCGCCGAGCACGGGCTCCAGCTCGACCCGTTGCAGATCGCCTTGTGGGGCATCCCGACCGCGATCTGCGCCTTTGCCATCCACGTCGTGCGCATCCTGCGCTTCGAACGCCGGCTGACGCGCCAACGCGCCGCCGCCGCGGACCTCGAACCGGGAGCGCCGCCGGCATGA
- the apbC gene encoding iron-sulfur cluster carrier protein ApbC, whose translation MSETLQAAIAALLIPDTDLRLGDSEARIRAGAADGRVAVSISAGFPLGGLRAGLERSIGELLAAQSLSLASLELNSRIVAHAVQPKLAPLPNVRNLIAVGSGKGGVGKSTTAVNLALALAADGARVGVLDADIYGPSVPTMLGVHGKPDSPDGKHIEPLRAHGVEAMSIGPLVEQDTPMIWRGPMATSALTTLLNDTQWGELDYLIVDLPPGTGDIQLTLSQKIPVAGAVIVTTPQEVATLDARKALRMFEKVEVPVLGLIENMAVHVCTNCGHTEHLFGEGGGARMAAQYGVPLLGSLPLELAIREQGDAGVPLVAAQPDSAAARAYRGVARRLAVALARRPRTTPSISASLLG comes from the coding sequence ATGAGCGAGACCTTGCAGGCCGCGATCGCGGCGCTTCTCATCCCCGACACCGACCTGCGCCTGGGCGACAGCGAGGCGCGCATCCGCGCCGGCGCGGCCGACGGCCGGGTCGCGGTGTCGATTTCCGCCGGCTTCCCCCTGGGCGGCCTGCGCGCCGGGCTGGAGCGTTCGATCGGCGAGCTGCTGGCTGCGCAATCGCTGAGCCTGGCCAGCCTGGAACTGAATTCGCGCATCGTCGCCCACGCGGTCCAGCCCAAGCTGGCGCCGCTGCCGAACGTGCGCAACCTGATCGCGGTGGGTTCGGGCAAGGGCGGGGTCGGCAAATCGACCACCGCGGTCAACCTGGCCCTGGCCCTGGCGGCCGACGGCGCCCGGGTCGGCGTGCTCGATGCCGACATCTACGGCCCCAGCGTGCCGACCATGCTCGGCGTGCACGGCAAGCCCGACAGCCCGGACGGCAAGCACATCGAGCCGCTGCGCGCGCACGGCGTGGAGGCGATGTCGATCGGTCCGCTGGTCGAGCAGGACACGCCGATGATCTGGCGCGGCCCGATGGCGACCTCGGCCCTGACCACCTTGCTCAACGATACCCAGTGGGGCGAGCTGGACTATCTGATCGTCGACCTGCCGCCCGGCACCGGCGACATCCAGTTGACCCTGTCGCAGAAGATCCCGGTCGCCGGCGCGGTGATCGTGACCACACCGCAGGAGGTCGCGACCCTGGACGCGCGCAAGGCGCTGCGCATGTTCGAGAAGGTCGAGGTGCCGGTGCTGGGCCTGATCGAGAACATGGCCGTGCATGTGTGCACGAACTGCGGCCACACCGAGCATCTGTTCGGCGAAGGCGGCGGCGCGCGCATGGCGGCGCAGTACGGCGTGCCGCTGTTGGGCAGCCTGCCGCTGGAACTGGCGATCCGCGAACAGGGCGATGCCGGCGTGCCGCTGGTCGCGGCCCAGCCCGACTCGGCCGCGGCGCGCGCCTACCGCGGCGTGGCGCGGCGGCTGGCGGTGGCGCTGGCGCGGCGCCCGCGCACCACGCCCTCGATCTCGGCCTCGCTGCTGGGCTGA
- a CDS encoding LiaI-LiaF-like domain-containing protein — MKSHVVGALILIVIGTLFLLNNLGFTNLSLTKLLLTWWPAILIAVGLGLLFKRN; from the coding sequence ATGAAATCCCATGTCGTCGGCGCCCTGATCCTGATCGTCATCGGCACCCTGTTCCTGCTCAACAACCTCGGCTTCACCAACCTCAGCCTGACCAAGCTGCTGCTGACCTGGTGGCCGGCGATCCTGATCGCGGTCGGCCTGGGCCTGCTGTTCAAGCGCAACTAG
- a CDS encoding HIT domain-containing protein — translation MNAWHLHPQLADDTHPVAQFELCELRLMDDANHPWLILVPRVDGAVELIDLDEAQQQALTREIARTSRALQGAFKPHKLNVAALGNLVPQLHVHVIARYREDIAWPRPVWGMATAQPYSPETLVQRIRRLQDALAE, via the coding sequence ATGAACGCCTGGCACCTGCACCCGCAACTGGCCGACGACACCCATCCGGTGGCGCAATTCGAATTGTGCGAACTGCGCCTGATGGACGACGCCAATCATCCCTGGCTGATCCTGGTGCCGCGGGTGGACGGCGCGGTCGAGCTGATCGATCTCGACGAGGCTCAGCAGCAGGCGCTGACCCGCGAAATCGCCCGTACCAGCCGCGCCCTGCAGGGCGCGTTCAAGCCGCACAAGCTCAACGTCGCCGCGCTCGGCAATCTGGTGCCGCAGTTGCACGTGCACGTGATCGCGCGCTACCGCGAGGACATCGCCTGGCCGCGGCCGGTATGGGGCATGGCCACCGCCCAGCCGTATTCGCCGGAAACCCTGGTCCAACGCATCCGCCGGCTGCAGGACGCGCTGGCGGAGTGA
- a CDS encoding RDD family protein: MDPQNPYQSPQSSLTEPAYGEEELAGRGIRLVAAIIDGVIMLVLLLPLMFVGGYFEQALTAAQNGQQTFGLQFLWGLIGVILFFVIQAYPLNQSGQTWGKKVMKIKIVDMDGLQPSLVELLGKRYLFSQGVGLIPCLGAIVQLVDVLMIFRDDRRCLHDQIAGTKVVVAR, from the coding sequence ATGGACCCTCAGAACCCCTACCAGAGCCCGCAGTCGTCGCTGACCGAACCGGCGTACGGCGAAGAGGAGCTGGCCGGACGCGGCATCCGCCTGGTCGCGGCGATCATCGACGGCGTGATCATGCTGGTGCTGCTGCTGCCGTTGATGTTCGTCGGCGGCTATTTCGAACAGGCCCTGACCGCCGCCCAGAACGGTCAGCAGACTTTCGGCCTGCAGTTCCTGTGGGGCCTGATCGGCGTGATCCTGTTCTTCGTGATCCAGGCCTATCCGCTCAACCAGAGCGGCCAGACCTGGGGCAAGAAGGTCATGAAGATCAAGATCGTCGACATGGACGGGTTGCAGCCGAGCCTGGTCGAACTGCTCGGCAAGCGCTATCTGTTCTCGCAGGGCGTGGGCCTGATTCCCTGCCTGGGCGCGATCGTCCAGCTGGTGGACGTGCTGATGATCTTCCGCGACGACCGTCGCTGCCTGCACGACCAGATCGCCGGCACCAAGGTGGTGGTCGCGCGCTGA
- a CDS encoding DUF979 domain-containing protein, whose translation MIAHNDAGGLLTLDFVYWLMGAYFAALALRGARDRANPRRWGTAAFWGLIAVLMVAAEHLPVRAVGVCVVALAALAGFGALGKGAYAETDADYKQAEAQRLGNRLFWPALLIPTVTLVGALGLKHVRIGQTPLLDPANLTLIALALACVAGLIAACRLTRQTPWSGIEQSRRLVDAIGWAALLPLLLATLGSVFEAGGVGQAVAGVVRAVIPVDNAFAVVVAYAVGMALFTVIMGNAFAAFPVMTAGIALPLLVQQHGADAASLAAIGMLSGYCGTLLTPMAANYNLVPAALLELKDPYGVIRAQWPTGLLLLGCNVLLMYWIAFR comes from the coding sequence ATGATTGCGCACAACGACGCCGGCGGCCTGCTCACCCTGGACTTCGTTTACTGGCTGATGGGCGCCTATTTCGCCGCGCTGGCCCTGCGCGGCGCGCGCGACCGCGCCAACCCGCGGCGCTGGGGCACGGCGGCGTTCTGGGGCCTGATCGCCGTGCTGATGGTCGCCGCCGAGCACCTGCCGGTGCGCGCGGTCGGCGTCTGCGTGGTCGCACTGGCGGCCCTGGCCGGGTTCGGCGCGCTCGGCAAGGGCGCCTATGCCGAGACCGACGCCGACTACAAACAGGCCGAGGCGCAGCGGCTGGGCAATCGCCTGTTCTGGCCGGCACTGCTGATCCCGACGGTGACCCTGGTCGGCGCGCTCGGCCTCAAGCACGTACGCATCGGCCAAACGCCGTTGCTGGACCCCGCCAACCTGACCCTGATCGCGCTGGCGCTGGCCTGCGTGGCGGGCCTGATCGCCGCCTGCCGGCTGACCCGGCAGACGCCGTGGAGCGGGATCGAACAATCGCGCCGGCTGGTCGACGCGATCGGTTGGGCCGCGTTGCTGCCGTTGCTGCTGGCGACGTTGGGCAGCGTGTTCGAAGCCGGCGGCGTCGGCCAGGCGGTGGCCGGCGTCGTGCGCGCCGTGATCCCGGTCGACAACGCCTTCGCGGTCGTGGTCGCCTACGCCGTCGGCATGGCCTTGTTCACCGTGATCATGGGCAACGCCTTCGCCGCGTTTCCGGTCATGACCGCCGGTATCGCCTTGCCGTTGCTGGTCCAGCAGCACGGCGCCGACGCCGCATCGCTGGCCGCGATCGGCATGCTCTCGGGCTATTGCGGCACCTTGCTGACGCCGATGGCGGCCAACTACAACCTGGTGCCCGCGGCCCTGCTCGAACTCAAGGACCCGTACGGGGTGATCCGCGCGCAGTGGCCGACCGGTCTGCTCCTGCTGGGCTGCAATGTCCTGCTGATGTATTGGATCGCTTTCCGGTGA
- the pxpB gene encoding 5-oxoprolinase subunit PxpB gives MPPIAFEPLADDAWLLRLGERIDDTLNAQVHALVARLRRQPPPWLRDVVPAYASLAVFFDAQTIDAEAALDWLHAQWHSRQGDDDDAVGDACLVEIPVAYGGDYGPDLEPSAAELGLSPLQLIQRHAGAQYRVAMIGFAPGFPYLSGLDPGLALPRLNTPRTAVAAGSVAIGGAQTGIYPRPGPGGWRLLGRTPLNLFDATRTAPTLLMPGDRVRFVPIDADAFERLRAQAAWP, from the coding sequence ATGCCGCCGATCGCGTTCGAACCGCTGGCCGACGACGCCTGGCTGCTGCGCCTGGGCGAGCGCATCGACGACACGCTCAACGCCCAGGTGCATGCCTTGGTCGCCCGCCTGCGCCGGCAACCGCCGCCGTGGCTGCGCGACGTGGTGCCGGCCTACGCCAGCCTGGCGGTGTTCTTCGATGCGCAAACGATCGACGCCGAAGCCGCGCTGGATTGGCTGCACGCGCAATGGCACTCGCGCCAAGGCGACGACGACGACGCAGTCGGCGACGCATGCCTGGTCGAAATTCCGGTCGCCTACGGCGGCGACTACGGCCCCGACCTGGAGCCGTCTGCGGCCGAACTCGGACTGTCGCCGTTGCAGTTGATCCAGCGCCATGCCGGCGCGCAGTACCGGGTCGCGATGATCGGTTTCGCCCCCGGTTTTCCCTACTTGTCCGGCCTCGACCCGGGGCTGGCCCTGCCGCGCCTGAACACGCCGCGCACGGCGGTCGCGGCCGGCAGCGTCGCCATCGGCGGCGCCCAGACCGGGATCTACCCGCGTCCCGGCCCCGGCGGCTGGCGCCTGCTCGGGCGTACTCCGCTGAACCTGTTCGATGCCACCCGGACGGCGCCGACCTTGCTCATGCCGGGCGACCGGGTGCGGTTCGTGCCGATCGACGCCGACGCGTTCGAGCGCTTGCGCGCGCAGGCGGCCTGGCCATGA
- a CDS encoding biotin-dependent carboxyltransferase family protein, translating into MNRAPAAIEVLAPGPLSSLQDQGRPGWRHLGVAHSGALDPGLAALANRLVGNDENQAVLEMCLHGPHLRLLRPLRLAWLGAALDLRFDARPLPATMGRPIELPPGELRLGGLRGGVRAWLAVAGGFAAPPVLGSRSTDLRGGFGGYAGRALQAGDRLTLGEQCGPATEAPRWSRWWIDPEFDPPTQAPIRYRALPAPALAEAQARFAAQAWSVAAASDRQGLRLAGASLPAPAAAGVSEPVAPGTVQLPPDGQPIVLLADAQTVGGYARLGHVIAADLPRLAQAAPNAPLRFRACDAAEAAAAWRERQQRLARLRVAVDARLRD; encoded by the coding sequence ATGAACCGCGCCCCCGCCGCCATCGAAGTGCTCGCGCCCGGCCCACTCAGCAGCCTGCAGGACCAGGGCCGGCCGGGATGGCGCCACCTGGGCGTGGCGCACAGCGGCGCGTTGGACCCTGGTTTGGCCGCGCTGGCCAACCGCCTGGTCGGCAACGACGAGAACCAGGCCGTGCTCGAGATGTGTTTGCACGGTCCGCACTTGCGCCTGCTGCGGCCGCTGCGTCTGGCCTGGCTGGGCGCGGCGCTGGATTTGCGTTTCGATGCCCGGCCCTTGCCGGCGACGATGGGGCGGCCGATCGAGCTGCCGCCCGGCGAACTGCGCCTGGGCGGTTTGCGCGGCGGCGTGCGCGCCTGGCTGGCGGTGGCCGGCGGCTTCGCCGCGCCGCCGGTACTCGGCAGCCGCAGCACCGACCTGCGCGGCGGTTTCGGCGGCTACGCCGGCCGCGCCCTGCAGGCCGGCGACCGGCTGACACTCGGCGAACAGTGCGGGCCCGCGACCGAGGCGCCGCGCTGGAGCCGCTGGTGGATCGACCCCGAGTTCGATCCGCCGACCCAGGCCCCGATCCGCTACCGCGCCCTGCCCGCGCCGGCCCTGGCCGAGGCGCAGGCGCGTTTCGCCGCGCAGGCCTGGAGCGTGGCCGCGGCCAGCGACCGCCAGGGCCTGCGCCTGGCCGGCGCCTCGCTGCCGGCGCCGGCCGCCGCCGGCGTGTCGGAGCCGGTCGCGCCCGGCACCGTGCAATTGCCGCCGGACGGACAACCGATCGTCTTGCTGGCCGATGCGCAGACCGTCGGCGGCTACGCCCGCCTCGGCCACGTCATCGCCGCCGACCTGCCGCGCCTGGCCCAGGCCGCTCCGAACGCGCCGTTGCGCTTTCGCGCCTGCGATGCGGCCGAAGCCGCGGCGGCCTGGCGCGAGCGCCAGCAACGCCTGGCGCGCTTACGGGTGGCCGTGGATGCGCGCTTGCGCGACTGA
- the dcd gene encoding dCTP deaminase has product MSIKSDRWIRRMSEQHGMIEPFEPGQVKHASDGQRIVSYGTSSYGYDVRCSREFKVFTNINSTIVDPKHFDPGSFVDVENDVCIIPPNSFALARTVEYFRIPRDVLVVCLGKSTYARCGIIVNVTPLEPEWEGHVTLEFSNTTPLPARIYANEGVAQMLFFQSDEVCDTSYKDRGGKYQGQTGVTLPRT; this is encoded by the coding sequence ATGAGCATCAAGTCCGACCGTTGGATCCGCCGCATGTCCGAGCAGCACGGCATGATCGAGCCGTTCGAGCCCGGCCAGGTCAAGCACGCATCCGACGGCCAGCGCATCGTCAGCTACGGCACCTCCAGCTACGGCTACGACGTGCGCTGCTCGCGCGAGTTCAAGGTCTTCACCAACATCAACTCGACCATCGTCGACCCCAAGCACTTCGATCCGGGCAGCTTCGTCGACGTCGAGAACGACGTCTGCATCATCCCGCCGAACTCCTTCGCCCTGGCGCGCACGGTGGAGTACTTCCGCATCCCGCGCGATGTGCTGGTGGTGTGCCTGGGCAAGAGCACCTACGCGCGCTGCGGCATCATCGTCAACGTGACCCCGTTGGAACCGGAGTGGGAAGGCCACGTGACCCTGGAATTCAGCAACACCACGCCGCTGCCGGCGCGGATCTACGCCAACGAGGGCGTGGCGCAGATGCTGTTCTTCCAGTCCGACGAGGTCTGCGACACCTCGTACAAGGACCGCGGCGGCAAGTACCAGGGCCAGACCGGCGTAACCCTGCCGCGCACCTGA
- a CDS encoding 5-oxoprolinase subunit PxpA → MQYRIDFNCDLGEGCGDDAAILPYVSSANIACGGHAGDESTMRATLRLCREHGVAAGAHPGYDDPEHFGRRTLSLDRDEIGLLMLGQLARLGAVAAGEGVRLTHVKPHGALYNLAADDRVVAEAIVGAVAAFDPQLIVYGLAQSQLTDAAERTGLRAAHEVFAERGYAGNGRLLPRGRPGAVIESLAQAIAQVRRLVLDGEVDTAEGPLRLRADTLCLHGDRADAPAFARAVREALLADGVRIQALA, encoded by the coding sequence ATGCAGTACCGCATCGACTTCAATTGCGACCTCGGCGAAGGCTGCGGCGACGATGCGGCGATCCTGCCCTACGTCAGCTCGGCCAATATCGCCTGCGGCGGCCATGCCGGCGACGAGTCGACCATGCGCGCGACCCTGCGCCTGTGCCGCGAACACGGCGTCGCCGCCGGCGCGCATCCGGGCTACGACGATCCGGAACACTTCGGCCGCCGCACCTTGTCGCTGGACCGCGACGAGATCGGCCTGCTGATGCTCGGCCAGCTCGCCCGGCTCGGCGCGGTCGCCGCCGGCGAGGGCGTGCGCCTGACCCACGTCAAGCCGCACGGCGCGCTGTACAACCTCGCCGCCGACGACCGCGTCGTCGCCGAGGCCATCGTCGGCGCCGTCGCCGCGTTCGATCCGCAGCTGATCGTCTACGGGCTGGCCCAGTCGCAACTCACCGACGCCGCCGAACGCACCGGCCTGCGCGCCGCGCACGAGGTGTTCGCCGAGCGCGGCTACGCCGGCAACGGCCGCCTGTTGCCGCGCGGCCGGCCCGGCGCGGTGATCGAATCGCTGGCGCAGGCGATCGCCCAGGTCCGCCGCCTGGTTCTCGACGGCGAAGTCGACACCGCCGAGGGACCGCTGCGCCTGCGCGCCGACACCCTGTGTCTGCACGGCGACCGCGCCGACGCGCCGGCCTTCGCCCGCGCCGTGCGCGAGGCGCTGCTGGCCGACGGCGTGCGCATCCAGGCGCTGGCCTGA
- the pcp gene encoding pyroglutamyl-peptidase I, protein MTDLPCVLLTGFAPFGGETENPSWDAVRRLDGETLAGHRIVVRCLPVAFDASLDALRTAIEQTAPALVLCVGQAGGHAQLALERVAINVDDARIPDNLGAQPIDRPVVEGGPAAYFSDLPIKAMRAALLAAEIPAEISQTAGTYVCNHVFYGLMHALREHAGVRGGFIHIPYAPAQAARHPGAPSLAIETVAAGLRVALRTALDTRTDRRLAGGAEH, encoded by the coding sequence GTGACCGACCTGCCCTGCGTGCTGCTGACCGGCTTCGCGCCGTTCGGCGGCGAAACCGAGAACCCCAGCTGGGACGCGGTGCGCCGGCTCGACGGCGAAACGCTCGCCGGCCATCGCATCGTCGTCCGCTGCCTGCCGGTCGCGTTCGACGCTTCGCTCGATGCCTTGCGCACGGCGATCGAGCAGACAGCGCCGGCCCTGGTCTTGTGCGTCGGCCAGGCCGGCGGACACGCGCAGCTGGCGCTGGAACGCGTCGCGATCAACGTCGACGACGCGCGCATCCCCGACAATCTCGGCGCGCAGCCGATCGACCGGCCGGTGGTCGAGGGCGGCCCGGCGGCTTATTTCAGCGACCTGCCGATCAAGGCCATGCGCGCGGCCCTGCTCGCCGCCGAGATCCCGGCCGAGATTTCGCAGACCGCCGGCACCTATGTCTGCAATCACGTGTTCTACGGACTGATGCACGCGCTGCGCGAACACGCCGGCGTTCGAGGCGGCTTCATCCACATTCCGTATGCTCCCGCCCAGGCCGCGCGCCATCCCGGCGCGCCGAGCCTGGCGATCGAGACCGTCGCCGCGGGCCTGCGCGTGGCGCTGCGCACGGCCCTCGACACCCGCACCGACCGCCGCCTCGCCGGCGGCGCCGAGCACTAG
- a CDS encoding DUF885 domain-containing protein gives MPSLRLLSLSVCVAAALSAGCKQGAPAPASQPADSAAAPAVADAAWDSAVDQFIQGFFERYPTWGANAGKHEFDGRLPDFSPEGLKRTAQWLHQQRDAVSAFADDRLTPAQRYQRDYVRAVIDGQLFWLEDSGFATKNPAFYMGDLSPSMYLTRPYAPLEQRMAAFATYQENLPKAVAQIRANLQGPLPDTYIQLGSAVFGGMAEFFDKDVPKIFAGVQDEKLQLRLKQSNAMATVALRELAEHMKLQKGRAPVDFALGADKFAKMLKATEGVDLPLDRLRAAGEADLARNLAALQSACEAYAKGKPIAECIEQVNADKPAGGAVEGARKQLVGLRQFLVDKDLVTIPGTEEAKVEEAPPFNRNNFAYIEIPGPYEKNLPSVYYIAPPDPKWPKAEQDAYVPGKADLLFTSAHEVWPGHFLQFLHANRSQWKFAQLFVGYAYAEGWAHYTEEMMFDAGLDGATPEIHIGQLTNALLRNVRYLSAIGLHTGGMTVAESEQMFKDKAFQDPGNARQQAARGTYDPAYLNYTLGKLMIQQLREDWTASRGGRSAWKSFHDQFLSYGGPPIPLLRAQMLGTAPETKLWMAPAATAASTATAATAAPAPANGSR, from the coding sequence ATGCCGTCCCTGCGTCTGCTGTCGTTGTCCGTCTGCGTCGCCGCCGCGCTGAGCGCCGGCTGCAAACAGGGCGCGCCCGCGCCCGCCTCCCAACCCGCCGACAGCGCCGCCGCGCCGGCCGTGGCCGATGCCGCCTGGGACAGCGCGGTCGACCAGTTCATCCAGGGCTTCTTCGAGCGCTATCCGACCTGGGGCGCGAACGCCGGCAAGCACGAATTCGACGGCCGCCTGCCGGACTTCTCGCCGGAAGGCCTGAAGCGCACCGCACAGTGGCTGCACCAGCAGCGCGACGCCGTCTCCGCCTTCGCCGACGACCGGCTCACGCCCGCGCAGCGCTACCAGCGCGACTACGTGCGCGCGGTGATCGACGGCCAATTGTTCTGGCTGGAAGACTCCGGCTTCGCGACCAAGAACCCGGCCTTCTACATGGGCGACCTGTCGCCGAGCATGTACCTGACCCGTCCCTACGCGCCGCTGGAGCAGCGCATGGCCGCGTTCGCGACCTATCAGGAAAACCTGCCCAAGGCGGTCGCGCAGATCCGCGCCAACCTGCAGGGGCCGCTGCCGGACACCTACATCCAGCTCGGCAGCGCGGTGTTCGGCGGCATGGCCGAGTTCTTCGACAAGGACGTGCCGAAGATCTTCGCCGGGGTCCAGGACGAGAAGCTGCAACTGCGGCTCAAGCAGTCCAACGCCATGGCCACGGTGGCGCTGCGGGAGTTGGCCGAGCACATGAAACTGCAGAAGGGCCGGGCACCGGTGGACTTCGCCCTGGGCGCGGACAAGTTCGCCAAGATGCTCAAGGCCACCGAGGGCGTGGACCTGCCGCTGGACCGGCTGAGGGCCGCCGGCGAAGCCGACCTGGCGCGCAACCTGGCTGCGCTGCAAAGCGCGTGCGAGGCCTATGCCAAGGGCAAGCCGATCGCCGAGTGCATCGAACAGGTCAACGCCGACAAGCCGGCCGGCGGCGCGGTCGAGGGCGCGCGCAAGCAACTGGTCGGGCTGCGCCAGTTCCTGGTCGACAAGGACCTGGTGACGATTCCGGGCACCGAGGAGGCCAAGGTCGAAGAGGCGCCGCCGTTCAACCGCAACAATTTCGCCTACATCGAGATCCCGGGGCCGTACGAAAAGAACCTGCCCTCGGTGTACTACATCGCCCCGCCGGACCCGAAGTGGCCCAAGGCCGAACAGGACGCGTATGTCCCGGGCAAGGCCGACCTGCTGTTCACTTCGGCGCACGAAGTCTGGCCGGGGCATTTCCTGCAGTTCCTGCACGCCAACCGTTCGCAGTGGAAGTTCGCTCAGTTGTTCGTCGGCTACGCCTACGCCGAGGGCTGGGCGCACTACACCGAAGAGATGATGTTCGACGCCGGCCTGGACGGCGCGACGCCGGAGATCCACATCGGCCAGCTGACCAACGCACTGCTGCGCAACGTGCGTTACCTGTCCGCGATCGGCCTGCATACCGGCGGTATGACCGTGGCCGAGTCCGAGCAGATGTTCAAGGACAAGGCCTTCCAGGACCCGGGCAACGCGCGCCAGCAGGCCGCGCGCGGCACCTACGACCCGGCGTATCTGAACTACACCCTCGGCAAGCTGATGATCCAGCAGTTGCGCGAAGACTGGACCGCATCGCGCGGCGGCCGCAGCGCCTGGAAGTCGTTCCACGACCAGTTCCTGAGCTACGGCGGCCCGCCGATTCCGCTGCTGCGCGCGCAGATGCTCGGCACCGCGCCGGAGACCAAGTTGTGGATGGCGCCGGCGGCGACCGCCGCGTCCACCGCGACGGCGGCGACGGCCGCGCCGGCCCCGGCCAACGGCTCGCGCTGA